The following coding sequences are from one Arcobacter nitrofigilis DSM 7299 window:
- a CDS encoding DUF2018 family protein produces MDDILFGTPKSKFLDVLRHASSEIVDDEIDKILEKYAAMELLLSKDKGENYDVNEDINSFVLENLDEVSKVKDDLYIEFTGEIICRLDS; encoded by the coding sequence ATGGATGATATTCTATTTGGAACTCCTAAATCAAAATTTTTAGATGTGCTTAGACATGCATCAAGTGAAATAGTAGATGATGAGATAGATAAAATATTGGAAAAATATGCAGCGATGGAATTACTTTTATCAAAAGATAAGGGTGAGAACTATGATGTAAATGAAGATATAAACTCTTTTGTTTTAGAAAACCTAGATGAGGTCTCTAAAGTAAAAGATGATTTATATATTGAGTTTACTGGTGAAATTATTTGTAGATTAGATTCGTAA
- a CDS encoding mechanosensitive ion channel family protein produces the protein MGSSIETVSDMIGLYSLNIAMAILIFVVGKWLARKLTDVVAKILRKNPKLDVTLVNFFDDIIYYVLLVVVVLTALQQIGVESTSFLAIIGAAGLAVGLALKDSLSNFASGVMIIFFKPFRIGDYVTAGGVSGTITEVHLFNTEFTTPDNQRVLVPNGAITAGSITNVNAHPKRRVDLVIGVGYGDNLKIVKDIITKIIESNDKVLKDEAITVAVSELGDSSVNFVVRAWVNTPDFWAVKWALIEEIKNTFDKEGISIPFPQRDVHIINEKN, from the coding sequence ATGGGAAGTAGTATTGAAACAGTTTCAGATATGATTGGCTTATACTCATTAAATATTGCTATGGCAATTTTAATATTTGTAGTTGGTAAATGGTTGGCAAGAAAGCTAACAGATGTTGTTGCAAAAATATTAAGAAAAAATCCAAAACTTGATGTGACATTGGTAAACTTTTTTGATGATATTATTTATTATGTATTACTTGTAGTTGTTGTGTTAACAGCATTGCAACAAATTGGAGTTGAGTCAACATCATTTTTAGCTATTATTGGAGCAGCAGGTCTTGCTGTTGGTTTAGCACTTAAAGATTCATTATCAAACTTTGCTTCTGGTGTTATGATTATATTTTTCAAACCTTTTAGAATAGGTGATTATGTAACTGCTGGTGGAGTAAGTGGAACTATTACTGAAGTACATCTATTCAATACAGAGTTTACAACACCTGATAACCAAAGAGTTTTAGTGCCAAATGGTGCAATTACTGCAGGAAGTATAACAAATGTAAATGCACACCCTAAAAGAAGAGTTGACTTAGTTATCGGTGTTGGTTATGGTGATAATTTAAAAATAGTAAAAGATATTATTACAAAAATAATTGAATCAAATGATAAAGTTCTAAAAGATGAAGCAATCACAGTTGCTGTTTCAGAATTAGGTGATTCATCAGTAAATTTTGTAGTTCGAGCTTGGGTTAATACCCCTGATTTTTGGGCTGTAAAATGGGCTTTAATTGAAGAGATTAAAAACACATTTGACAAAGAAGGAATCTCTATTCCTTTCCCTCAAAGAGATGTGCATATTATCAACGAAAAAAACTAG
- a CDS encoding polyprenyl synthetase family protein produces the protein MEELKIVKDRILEFVKECDDEKSIELFGHLATGKMLRSKLILKIAGINEESIKLCAIVEMIHAASLLHDDVIDEATTRRGSPSVNALYDAKTAIMFGDVLYSKAFTELSQMNKKVAYNISSAVTKLSIGEMMDIDLTQTFNTDYNLYLDMIYKKTASLIEASAASAAILANKDEEKYALYGKNLGLAFQMIDDILDITQDAQTLGKPAMFDFVEGKATIPYLLLHQRLDDKTKLESLFKKELNEEEALWIKQQMERTDSLNDAIAQAKALGREAIMILEDENSEGLIKIMKEMIEREF, from the coding sequence GTGGAAGAGTTAAAAATAGTAAAAGATAGAATTTTAGAGTTTGTAAAAGAGTGTGATGATGAAAAAAGTATAGAGCTTTTTGGACATCTAGCAACTGGAAAGATGTTACGGTCTAAATTGATACTAAAAATAGCTGGGATTAATGAAGAGTCAATAAAACTATGTGCAATAGTTGAGATGATTCATGCGGCATCACTTTTACATGATGATGTTATCGATGAAGCTACTACAAGGAGAGGAAGCCCCTCTGTAAATGCTTTATATGATGCAAAAACTGCAATTATGTTTGGAGATGTTTTATACTCTAAAGCCTTTACTGAACTTTCTCAAATGAATAAAAAAGTAGCTTATAATATCTCAAGTGCTGTTACAAAACTAAGTATTGGTGAGATGATGGATATCGATTTAACCCAAACTTTTAATACTGATTATAATTTGTACCTTGATATGATTTATAAGAAGACTGCTTCACTAATAGAAGCAAGTGCTGCAAGTGCTGCTATTTTAGCAAATAAAGATGAAGAAAAATATGCACTTTATGGAAAAAATCTTGGTCTTGCTTTCCAAATGATTGATGATATTTTAGATATTACACAAGATGCACAAACTTTAGGAAAACCAGCAATGTTTGATTTTGTTGAAGGGAAAGCTACAATTCCATATTTGTTATTGCATCAAAGATTAGATGATAAGACAAAATTAGAATCTCTTTTCAAAAAAGAGTTAAATGAAGAAGAAGCTCTTTGGATAAAACAACAAATGGAGCGAACAGATTCCTTAAATGATGCAATTGCACAGGCAAAAGCTTTAGGGCGAGAGGCGATTATGATTTTAGAAGATGAAAATTCTGAAGGATTGATTAAAATAATGAAAGAAATGATAGAAAGAGAGTTTTAG
- a CDS encoding proline--tRNA ligase, with protein MKFSQMFMPTTKETPNDATLASHQYLIRGGFITQTGSGLYNFLPLGKIVLDKIRAVVKEEMDNTGANELLMSFVTPLELWEQSGRASVMGPELLKFKDRKGAGFVLSPTNEETVVDIVKNRITSYKDLPINLYHINTKFRDEARPRFGLMRGREFLMKDAYSFHATHEDLVREFHVMEDAYKKIYERLGLEYRVVAADSGAIGGSGSKEFMVLANSGEDTIVVCEDCEYGANIEAAVRAKKETKNWYDLTSENVKMEKVLTEGMKTIEDVSNFLSTPTAQSIKAVIKKAIYKDTEEVVVFFVRGNDELEETKAANAVDALELIDANEEDILNASLVAGFCGPFNLPKNLTYVIDNELKDEVGLVCGANEVDYHFTGTDLTTLKDAKYFDLIVVQEGDTCSCCGGKLIHTKGIEAGHIFQLGTKYSSAMDATFLDNNGKAQPFIMGCYGIGVSRLVAAVIEQNHDDKGCIWTKETAPFMVDVIVSNAKKEEELNAGKKIYNDLKIAGISTILDDRVNARFGFKMSDFELIGFPYAVVVGKKLPEGIVEIVNRKTLEKEEVSLDEVVNKLKKLK; from the coding sequence ATGAAATTTTCTCAAATGTTTATGCCAACTACAAAAGAGACACCAAATGATGCAACTTTAGCATCTCATCAATATTTGATAAGGGGTGGTTTTATAACTCAAACTGGTTCTGGTTTATATAATTTTTTACCCCTTGGAAAAATCGTATTGGATAAAATAAGAGCTGTTGTAAAAGAAGAGATGGATAATACAGGTGCAAATGAACTTTTAATGAGTTTTGTTACACCCCTAGAGCTTTGGGAACAATCTGGTCGAGCAAGTGTTATGGGTCCTGAATTACTAAAATTCAAAGATAGAAAAGGTGCAGGATTTGTACTAAGCCCAACAAATGAAGAGACTGTAGTTGATATTGTAAAAAATAGAATCACATCATATAAAGATTTACCAATAAACTTATATCACATAAATACAAAATTTAGAGATGAAGCAAGACCTAGATTTGGACTTATGAGAGGTAGAGAATTTTTGATGAAAGATGCTTACTCTTTCCATGCGACACATGAAGATTTAGTAAGAGAATTTCATGTTATGGAAGATGCATACAAAAAGATTTATGAAAGACTAGGTTTAGAGTATAGAGTTGTTGCTGCTGATAGTGGTGCTATTGGTGGAAGTGGTTCTAAAGAGTTTATGGTATTAGCAAACTCTGGAGAAGATACTATTGTTGTATGTGAAGATTGTGAATATGGGGCAAATATTGAAGCTGCTGTAAGAGCAAAAAAAGAGACTAAAAATTGGTATGATTTAACTTCTGAAAATGTAAAAATGGAAAAAGTACTAACAGAAGGTATGAAAACAATAGAAGATGTTTCAAATTTTCTAAGTACTCCAACTGCCCAATCAATAAAAGCAGTTATCAAAAAAGCAATTTATAAAGATACAGAAGAAGTGGTAGTTTTCTTTGTAAGGGGAAATGATGAACTAGAAGAGACAAAAGCAGCAAATGCAGTTGATGCCTTAGAATTAATTGATGCAAATGAAGAAGATATTTTAAATGCCTCTTTAGTTGCAGGATTTTGTGGACCATTTAATTTACCTAAAAATTTAACTTATGTAATTGATAATGAATTAAAAGATGAAGTTGGTTTAGTTTGTGGTGCTAATGAAGTTGATTATCACTTTACAGGAACAGACTTGACAACTCTAAAAGATGCAAAATATTTTGACTTGATTGTTGTTCAAGAAGGAGATACTTGTTCTTGTTGTGGTGGAAAACTAATTCACACAAAAGGAATAGAAGCTGGACATATTTTTCAACTTGGAACAAAATATTCAAGTGCTATGGATGCTACATTTTTAGATAACAATGGAAAAGCACAACCTTTTATTATGGGTTGTTATGGAATTGGAGTTTCAAGATTAGTAGCAGCTGTAATTGAGCAAAACCATGATGATAAAGGTTGTATTTGGACTAAAGAGACTGCACCTTTTATGGTTGATGTAATAGTTTCAAATGCAAAAAAAGAAGAAGAGTTAAATGCTGGTAAAAAGATTTACAATGATCTTAAAATAGCAGGTATCTCTACAATCTTAGATGATAGAGTAAATGCTAGATTTGGATTTAAAATGAGTGATTTTGAACTTATTGGATTTCCTTATGCTGTAGTTGTTGGTAAAAAATTGCCAGAAGGTATAGTTGAAATTGTTAATAGAAAAACTTTAGAAAAAGAAGAAGTATCGTTAGACGAAGTTGTAAACAAATTAAAAAAACTAAAATAA
- the hemA gene encoding glutamyl-tRNA reductase: protein MSYLSISFTHKNTDIQTREKIAFSNESSVETFLKSVKADDSIDEVVLLSTCNRVEIMTTSSNIKQSTNKIFDTLAKYSGLDFDNLIEIADIYDNTGAIHHLFSVASALDSLVIGETQIVGQLKDSFRLALSKGYCGKDISKAMNYAFKCAANVRNETSLGTGSVSVASTAVSKAKDIIQNTQGVKALVIGAGEMSELTMKHLNKAGFDIVLISRDIKKAKMLVDTFDFEVDVQAYENLEKYLNEVPVMVTATSAPYPIIKEDMVKPCTFNRYWFDIALPRDIEEFESPNLQIYAVDDLQDIVNSNMILRAEQAKRAYMIVNQESEKFFKWLKSLEVEPVVKHLYKRADNVIEKKLENAIKKGFIKSEDEENIKKLCQTVLNEFLHEPTTRLKKISKDVECDIILGTVQSVFGLEGGSNSIKKCDHAIKFNY, encoded by the coding sequence ATGAGTTATTTAAGTATCTCTTTTACACACAAAAATACAGATATACAAACAAGAGAAAAGATTGCTTTTTCAAATGAAAGTTCAGTAGAGACTTTTTTAAAAAGTGTAAAAGCAGATGATTCAATTGATGAGGTTGTACTATTATCTACATGTAATAGAGTAGAAATTATGACTACCTCTTCAAATATAAAACAATCAACAAACAAGATTTTTGACACCTTAGCCAAATATTCTGGTTTGGATTTTGATAATTTAATAGAAATTGCAGATATATATGATAATACTGGTGCTATTCATCATCTATTTTCTGTAGCATCTGCTTTGGATTCACTTGTTATTGGTGAAACACAAATTGTTGGACAATTAAAAGATTCATTTAGATTAGCTTTATCAAAAGGATATTGTGGAAAAGATATATCAAAAGCTATGAATTATGCTTTTAAATGTGCAGCTAATGTTAGAAATGAAACAAGCTTAGGTACAGGTTCAGTATCAGTGGCTTCTACTGCAGTTTCAAAAGCAAAAGATATTATTCAAAATACACAAGGTGTGAAAGCTTTAGTTATTGGTGCAGGTGAAATGAGTGAACTTACTATGAAGCATTTAAATAAAGCTGGATTTGATATTGTTTTAATTAGTAGAGATATTAAAAAAGCTAAGATGTTAGTGGATACTTTTGATTTTGAAGTTGATGTTCAAGCTTATGAAAATTTAGAAAAATATTTAAATGAAGTTCCTGTTATGGTTACAGCAACTTCAGCTCCATACCCAATAATAAAAGAAGATATGGTAAAACCATGTACTTTCAACAGATATTGGTTTGATATAGCATTACCTAGAGATATAGAAGAGTTTGAAAGTCCAAATTTACAAATTTATGCTGTAGATGATTTACAAGACATTGTAAATTCTAATATGATACTTCGAGCAGAACAAGCAAAAAGAGCATATATGATTGTAAATCAAGAATCTGAAAAATTTTTCAAATGGTTAAAATCACTTGAAGTAGAACCAGTAGTAAAACATCTATATAAAAGAGCTGATAATGTAATTGAAAAGAAATTAGAAAATGCTATAAAAAAAGGGTTTATTAAATCTGAAGATGAAGAAAATATAAAAAAACTTTGTCAAACAGTTTTAAATGAGTTTTTACATGAACCAACAACAAGATTAAAAAAGATCTCAAAAGATGTGGAATGTGATATTATTTTAGGAACAGTACAATCTGTTTTTGGATTAGAAGGTGGTTCAAACTCTATTAAAAAATGTGATCACGCAATAAAATTTAATTATTAG